Genomic window (bacterium):
TTTGGTCCGCAGGATTACGCCTTTGCCGTTTGTTACTTTGCCTATTATCGCTGCTGAGGTCCCGAGTTCGTTGTTTTTAAGCGCGTTGATAAGTTTTTCTGCATCATTTTCAGCGACAAAAAAGACCATCTTGCCCTCGTTGGCCATGTATAATGGGTCGAAGCTGCCGAGTTCGTTGTTTTTAAGCGCGTTAAGAAGTTTTTCCGCATCATTTTCAGCGACAAAAAATACCATCTTGCCCTCGTTGGCCATGTATAATGGGTCGAAGCCGTAAAGTTCACAAAGCGCTTTGACCTGTTCCTTTATCGGGATGGCGTTTTCATCTACCTCTATTCCGAGTCCTGCTTTTTCGGCTATTTCCACGAGCACTGTTGCGAGACCGCCTCTCGTGGGGTCGCGCATGGCATGAATCTCCACGCCTGAAGTTATGGCATCCTCTACGAGTCCCCACAACTGCGCACAATCGGAATTAAGCGGCGGGTCTGTTTCAATGTTTTCTCTGGCTGCTAATATCGCTGCACCATGTCGTGCTATGTCGCCTGAGAGCACTACTACATCGCCGGGTTCGATTCTGTCGATACCAACATCTATAATTACATTTCCTACCGCAGCCGTGGTTATGTAGATTCCGCCACCGTGGCCTTTGGGGACGACTTTTGTGTCTGCTGCAACAATTTCTGCGCCTACCTCGTTAAGTGTTTTTGCCATGCTGTCGGCTACTTTTTCGAGGTCACTTATTTTTAGCCCCTCCTCAATAACGAATGAGGCGGAAAAATATTTTGGTTGCCACTTATTTTTAGCCCCTCCTCAATAACGAATGAGGCGGAAAAATATTTTGGTTTGGCGCCCATGGCGGCAAGGTCATTAATCGTCCCCGCCACCGAAAGTTTCCCTATGTCGCCTCCGGGAAAGAATATTGGCTCAACTATGAAAGCATCAACTGTAAAAGCTTTCTTCCCATTGGTTTTTATTATCGCTGAGTCCTCAAAGCGATTTAGAATGGGGTTGGAGAATTTTTTCGCGAAAATGTTCTCAATAAGCCTTTTAGTGGCGAGACCGCCTTCGCCATGAGCAAGAATTACTCTTTCCTCATCCATTTTTTACCACCTCTTCAAGAGTGCTAACAAATTTTTCTGCAGTCTTAGCCCAGCTAAATTGCCTTGCTCTTTTTCGTCCGCATTCGGCAAGCTTTATCCTTAGTTGCTCGTCACCAGCAAGTTTTAGAATTGCACTTGCGATTTCCTCGACATCATACGGATCAACCATCAATGCACAATCGCCAGCTACTTCCGGTATAGCCGACCGGTTTGAGGTGAGCACAGGGCATCCAGCAGCCATAGCCTCGACCGCTGGCAATCCGAAACCCTCGTAAAGAGACGGAAAAAGAAGAAACTGAGCGTTGGCATACATTGCTGGGAGTTGGTCGTCGGGCACGAAACCATGGAAAACGATTTTGTCGGAAAGTTTATTGTTCTTTATTTCGCGCATTAATCGTAAAAAGTTCTCGTCATTTTTATTTATTTTTCCCAAAATGAGGAGTTTTGGTAAATCGGCTTCTTTAAGTGCTAATGAGTAAGCTTTAATGGCTCGAATCAGGTTTTTTCGAGGGTCTATCCCACCAACATATAGTATATACTAAGTGCTAATGAGTAAGCTTTAATGGCTCGAATAAGGTTTTTTCGAGGGTCTATCCCACCAACATATAGTATATACTTTTGTTTGATGTCGTTTTCGATTGCTTTGTCCGAGTTTACTTCAAAAAATTTTTGGTCAACTCCAAGAGGAACGACAAAGACCTTTTTATCGTCCAGATCGTAATCGGTAAGCAATTCGCGTTTCACAAAGTTCGAGCTCGTTATTATGTAATTTTTTAATGCGTTCATTAGTTTTTTATGCCACAAAAGATGCTTTATTTTCTGTTTGAGATTTTTTGCATGGTATTCGGGGAATTTAAAGAATATGAGGTCGTAAATCCATGTTACTACTCTGCTTTTGGGATTAAGCGGCGGACACCACATTTCAGCAAAAGAGGAGTCGAAGTAAACATCAGGGTTTGTTTTGCTGATAATTTTTTCGGCAAATTTCCTTTTTATTAGCCAGTTATATATTATATCGAAGTAGCCTCCGAAGGAAAAATCAACATACTCAACGGCGAAATTTTCTGGCTTTTCCCGAAGTAATTCCTGTGGAATGTTATTTTTAGAGCAAATAAGGATGAATTCGTGTTTTGTGTTTAACTCAAAGAGTCCACGCAAAATACCCCTTATGTGGGCACCTATTCCGCGGTATCTCGATTGAGTTTGAAGAGGAAATATGTCAATAGCTATTCTCATTCTTTGTTTTTGCTGAGAACCATGCATATGCGATGGAGTTAACAAGCCATGCGGGAGCTCTAAGATACCAGAATCCAAAGCTTTTGCCGTCAGGACCACCGTAAAATAGTCTTACGGGTAATGCGATAATTCGAACCAGTGCGTAAAAAAACGCCTGCCACATATTTTTTATCCTTTTAGCAGGTACCGGCATAAGATTGAGCTTACTTAGTTGAGCCATACCATGCGCGTATATTATCTCCCTTTTTAGCACATTTGCTATCGAGCGCGGCAGTGGATGATAGACCAATGTTTCTGGCACGAGTACAATTTTTTTGCCCATCTGTCTTATTTTGTGACGCAACAGATTATCCTGCCCAGCTATTAGCCTTTCGTCAAATCCTCCCGCGGCGATAAAATCGTCCCTTCTTATCGCGCAAAAGAGTGTGGTTACCATGTCGCTTTCCTTTATTTCGTTTACAGTTGGTGCTTCGGTGCGAGGGAATTGCTTTCTGTATGCTTTTTGAAGCCAGTTCATGTCTGGACATGGTTTTTGCACTGCGCCTGCCATACCTATGTTATCGTCCGAAAGTAATGCCTCTACCACTTTACTCAGCGTATCGTCAGATTCTATTATCGCATCGTCGTCAATAAAAATCAATATGTCACCGCTGCTTCTTTCCACACCTAAATTTCGTGCCTTTCCCGCTGGAGCCAATTCTTTTATTACTACTATCTCGTCAGGTGGCAGGCGGTCTGCTCTTAATTTTCTTATTATTTCCAGAACATTTTTTTCGCGTTCAGGATAAAAAGAAGGGATAATAACGCTTATTGTTATGTTATTTTTACTCATTTATTTTCTTTAGCGCTT
Coding sequences:
- a CDS encoding glycosyltransferase, whose translation is MRIAIDIFPLQTQSRYRGIGAHIRGILRGLFELNTKHEFILICSKNNIPQELLREKPENFAVEYVDFSFGGYFDIIYNWLIKRKFAEKIISKTNPDVYFDSSFAEMWCPPLNPKSRVVTWIYDLIFFKFPEYHAKNLKQKIKHLLWHKKLMNALKNYIITSSNFVKRELLTDYDLDDKKVFVVPLGVDQKFFEVNSDKAIENDIKQKYILYVGGIDPRKNLIRAIKAYSLALSIYYMLVG
- a CDS encoding glycosyltransferase produces the protein MSKNNITISVIIPSFYPEREKNVLEIIRKLRADRLPPDEIVVIKELAPAGKARNLGVERSSGDILIFIDDDAIIESDDTLSKVVEALLSDDNIGMAGAVQKPCPDMNWLQKAYRKQFPRTEAPTVNEIKESDMVTTLFCAIRRDDFIAAGGFDERLIAGQDNLLRHKIRQMGKKIVLVPETLVYHPLPRSIANVLKREIIYAHGMAQLSKLNLMPVPAKRIKNMWQAFFYALVRIIALPVRLFYGGPDGKSFGFWYLRAPAWLVNSIAYAWFSAKTKNENSY
- a CDS encoding glycosyltransferase family 4 protein is translated as MLYVGGIDPRKNLIRAIKAYSLALKEADLPKLLILGKINKNDENFLRLMREIKNNKLSDKIVFHGFVPDDQLPAMYANAQFLLFPSLYEGFGLPAVEAMAAGCPVLTSNRSAIPEVAGDCALMVDPYDVEEIASAILKLAGDEQLRIKLAECGRKRARQFSWAKTAEKFVSTLEEVVKNG